The following nucleotide sequence is from Corylus avellana chromosome ca7, CavTom2PMs-1.0.
TCGATGACCTGGCGAGGAGATAGTGGACAAACTGAAAAAATGGGGGAAGATCTTGTGAGTTCATGTAATCTGTCTCATTGATTGCAAGATTGTAAACCTACCATGTACCTGTATCCAAACGGACCCCATCGACCCCATGCAAAGATCATctctagaatattttattttggcaGGTTTAgttaaagtgaaaaaaatgagtaaaacgTGAGTATTTTCTAGAATTTTCAATGTAATATAGTtaaagagagagcgagagaaaatatatataacaatataaCAATAACATTATTGTCATTTATTATAGATGCAATTATAAAGCAACAGAAACTGTCATTTCTCATAATGATTTTGGTAATGTAGTTCAACATGCTATTTGAAGTGACACTTTCATGTAGCCTAGAACAACTTAACCCGATTTGATCGAGGTGTAATGAACTATCCGTATCGATTTTTATTGCACCCGATCATTGTTTGATTAGACTATTTCGTCAAAGTGTTATTAATTGAAtgatttttaacataatttttaactttttacgGGATTTATCGGTCCAAATAgataaacaaaattccaaaaacttGCTTAGGCATATGAAGCAGCAGAAAAATTGTTAGGATTCAATTAATGTCATAGTAGTGTGTGGGGGCAGTgtcttaattaatttgcagTTGTGATAATAATGCAATGGTGACATTACTTTCCATAATAGGCCTCTGCATGTTTAGAGACAGAACACAccagaaaaggaagcaattaaTATTATGGATCACAAAATCAAATATGCAAATAAATGCATGTGAGCAGACACAGATGACAGTTAAGTGATCCGACCTGAGGAGTCAACCCATTTTCCCCCTGACGACATGCTTCTCAGCTCTCAAGTGACAAAGTCCAAGCAAccagaaaattaattaagataatctCCAAACTCATAAAACAGAAGCATCCACGCTTCTACGTTGCTTTGTCTTTTTCCTCCTATTATTTTTTCATGTCCAGCAGTTCTCTCTGGAGATCTCCACCTGGAAGCTACCTCTCCCTTTCTTCTTTACCTTCTTCACCCCTTTAAATTCACATCTCcccctctcactctcactctcactctcactctcataCTTTCATGGCCAGCTAGCCATTTTTTGTTCTGAACTTTCTTAGCCCCCATAGCCTTTTCTTTATTCCCTTGAAACCATGGCTTCAACCATGGCTAGGCCTAGAAAGCTGAGAGACTTCCTCAATGACAATCCAGATTCATGCTCTTCAACTGGGTTTAAATCATTTCGTTTGAATTCAAAAGTTGCATCAACCAGAATTTCAGCCTTCCAAGCCGTGATTAACGCCGTCAAGAAACTCCCGTTCACCACCGTCAAATCCCCCTCTATTTTCCCAAGAAGCCTGTCGCGGAGACTGTCAAGAAAGCACGGGCCGCCAAGCCAGCCACGTGAAATCAAAATTACGGTCAGAGTCAAAGACATTGTGCGGTGGGCATCGTTCAGGGACTTGCTGGAGGAGAAATCTCGGCCCTCGGATTTCGCTTCTTCCCCTCATCACTGCACCACCACCACGGGATCCACCAGTACCACCTGTAGCAGCAATGGCTCAAGTTGGTGCGAAAGCGACTTTACCTCGGAGTATTTACCGCCCTCCTGGGGCAGTACTTCTCAGGAGTACGGTGAAACCGAGGTTCATCTCggtaaaaaatatttacaatgTGTCGGTAGGAATTACGTGGAGGCGGCTTCAGTGGCCCCCGAGGTGAGCAATTATTTACTGCGTcgcgtctatatatatattgcttgtGTCTGCTGCTGAGGGTCCTTGGATGATTTACTTTAATTTTATATCATTGTGTTTCTCCCGCTAAGATTCTATTGACTATTGGGTTTCctatgtctttttctttttcttttattattattattttttaaaatactttttctttaacCACATTTATAATATGAAAAGtactacacatcccaaattttcttcttaaaattagtttataAACGATGTGTTACTTAAGATTTATGATTTTGGGAAGTGTATCACCAACTCAcaggatggtgacacatcatttaagaaccaacttttgagaataaaatttgagatatatagcatttctcatataatatatattaacactAGATCGCTATGATCCATCGTGGCTCTtgtcacatttttttttgtgattttatcTCATTTGTGACAAATTCACAAAGTTTGTTTATATCACATTTACGAGGAATGAGGAAGTTGTTTATAGACTATGTTtatttgtgtgtttttgttttatgttctttaaataaatatattaataaataaaaaatgctataaattatatttttattttacttttatctcATTTGGTCCTATGATATTGTCGATCAActttaaaattatgtatttaaaaaaaaaaaaataaaaaaaaaaaaaaatctaagtaGACAAACAATTCTAGTAATTTCTTTATATGTTCTAGCTGTTATAATTTTGTACTGATTTGGATTGGCCTGATTAACTCTAACAGGTAGAGACAACAACGTGCGATGAGAAAGAACAACAAAGCCCAGTTTCGGTGCTTGATTTTCAAGATGGAGATAATAAGGACCCATTCTCGTCTTTTACCCGAAGCCTTGCCGGTGTCGAGAGTATGTTCCgtctaaataattaattattattattattattattattattagtattattattattttttaagcttaaatCTTTTTAGATAAGGGATGagtttaacataatattaaagTGTGAGTTCGAACTTCAAACCCTCACTCTCATGGTTAATCTCTATTTCAAGTACTCCATgtgaattaaaatatttcacatattgcCTCTTCTTGGAGAAGACAATTTAAGTTGTAAGTCGAGGCATGTATATAAAATTACATATATGAACATTAattcaacttatttaattacATAAGTCACGTCATTTAATCTTAACATACTAATTTCGTATGAATTTGGCCGGATTCGCAGatcatatcaaaaattgtcaacccaATTTCGACCcatatgtgaatttttttttaatcaactagtttttattaacttaaactttatAGATTAACTAGGA
It contains:
- the LOC132186816 gene encoding uncharacterized protein LOC132186816; the protein is MASTMARPRKLRDFLNDNPDSCSSTGFKSFRLNSKVASTRISAFQAVINAVKKLPFTTVKSPSIFPRSLSRRLSRKHGPPSQPREIKITVRVKDIVRWASFRDLLEEKSRPSDFASSPHHCTTTTGSTSTTCSSNGSSWCESDFTSEYLPPSWGSTSQEYGETEVHLGKKYLQCVGRNYVEAASVAPEVETTTCDEKEQQSPVSVLDFQDGDNKDPFSSFTRSLAGVERTRQNLMQKIQQFENLAKLEPFDLEEWMSLEENTRFEEEEEEEEEENEIEKNVRELLNDVKATSSVDIGKAKVEKLLFDFFSDELMSSKRCQSRKDDDDDDDEFNCEMVSIAKAWMKGDHNGLHEWGIEHKKEAYVSEMDGRERWSSFEEEQEKIALEIETRVLGCLMDEVLVDLFLHR